From the genome of Virgibacillus siamensis, one region includes:
- a CDS encoding esterase/lipase family protein, with protein sequence MVKTKVVSIVFVFLLGFIFFPEMKAHAQKQHSSDHNDYPIILVHGLAGWGENELGGYKYWGGYNDIKANLDLNGYETYTAAVGPFSSNYDRAVELYYRIKGGKVDYGAAHAKKHGHLQFGEYYPGFYKKWNATHKVHLVGHSMGGQTIRVLEELLRNGSPLEQGYHEKHPSEKISPLYQGGNDWVHSITTIATPHNGTTFANGVKKFLPFVKDTVIHLAATSGYTRKSFVYDFKLDQWGLSRKPGESFMHYTNRVLESDIWETKDISLYDLSTTGAQDINEWADIKSDVYYFSYSGNATYRSIVTGHYLPLVFMNPTMMGPSIYIGQYEQPNGSPPIDASWWPNDGLVSVVSAKHPFGQPAKLYSGNGEAETGVWNFYPTKYRWDHQDFIGLDLADTLGITNIYAFYQSLASELTELPKE encoded by the coding sequence ATGGTAAAAACGAAAGTGGTTTCAATTGTGTTTGTTTTCCTGCTGGGGTTCATATTTTTCCCGGAAATGAAGGCGCATGCACAGAAACAGCATTCATCGGACCATAATGATTATCCTATTATTCTGGTTCATGGTCTGGCAGGGTGGGGAGAAAATGAACTCGGCGGTTATAAGTATTGGGGCGGCTACAATGACATCAAAGCTAATCTGGACCTGAATGGATATGAAACGTATACCGCGGCAGTTGGGCCGTTCTCCAGTAATTATGATAGAGCCGTAGAATTATATTATCGGATAAAAGGTGGAAAAGTTGATTACGGGGCGGCACATGCGAAGAAGCACGGACATTTACAGTTCGGTGAATATTATCCTGGTTTTTATAAAAAATGGAATGCAACACACAAGGTACATCTGGTGGGCCATAGTATGGGCGGCCAGACAATCCGTGTGCTGGAAGAGCTGCTGCGTAATGGAAGTCCGTTGGAGCAAGGCTATCATGAAAAACATCCATCCGAAAAAATCTCTCCACTCTATCAAGGCGGCAATGATTGGGTGCATAGTATCACAACGATAGCAACGCCGCACAATGGTACCACGTTTGCAAATGGGGTTAAAAAATTTCTTCCTTTCGTAAAAGATACGGTTATTCATTTGGCTGCAACATCCGGTTATACGCGCAAATCGTTCGTCTATGATTTTAAACTGGATCAATGGGGGTTATCCCGCAAACCAGGGGAATCATTTATGCACTACACCAACAGGGTTTTGGAAAGTGATATTTGGGAGACAAAGGACATTAGTCTGTATGATCTCTCAACCACCGGGGCACAAGATATAAATGAGTGGGCTGACATTAAATCGGATGTGTATTATTTTTCTTATTCTGGAAATGCAACATACCGGTCAATCGTAACCGGGCATTATCTGCCGTTGGTATTTATGAATCCAACGATGATGGGTCCATCTATCTACATCGGACAATATGAACAGCCTAACGGTTCACCTCCTATTGACGCTTCCTGGTGGCCGAATGATGGTCTTGTCAGCGTTGTATCTGCCAAGCATCCGTTCGGGCAGCCGGCAAAATTGTACTCCGGAAATGGTGAGGCGGAGACAGGTGTATGGAATTTCTATCCGACAAAATACCGGTGGGATCACCAGGACTTTATCGGATTAGACTTGGCGGATACGCTTGGCATTACAAATATTTATGCATTTTATCAATCCTTGGCAAGTGAGTTGACTGAACTTCCTAAAGAGTAG
- a CDS encoding MerR family transcriptional regulator encodes MGLLSINGLCHTVGVPQNTVIHWIEDFNFYIPETHFQNVTYYHTDAIDVLKFIKRYKDKGYQKTQIMYMLENSVFPIPVKKTVEGEQQTLNSENYRENILTVMQTLGKTVTNVSDQKESIMDIQEQQNQHKKRIKNTEKQMEEISELKQEIELLKQEIESLKQEPPLAKEYEMKKESFAKLFDK; translated from the coding sequence TTGGGACTTTTGAGTATTAATGGCTTATGCCATACAGTTGGCGTTCCACAAAACACTGTAATACATTGGATAGAAGATTTTAATTTCTATATACCTGAAACACATTTTCAAAATGTCACGTACTATCACACAGATGCGATTGATGTATTAAAATTCATAAAACGATATAAAGATAAAGGATATCAAAAGACACAAATTATGTACATGCTGGAGAACAGTGTTTTTCCAATCCCAGTAAAGAAAACAGTTGAGGGTGAACAACAGACATTGAATAGTGAAAATTACAGAGAAAATATTTTAACCGTTATGCAGACACTTGGAAAAACTGTAACAAATGTTTCAGACCAGAAAGAGTCCATAATGGACATACAGGAACAACAAAATCAACATAAGAAGCGAATCAAAAACACGGAAAAGCAAATGGAAGAAATCAGTGAATTAAAACAAGAAATTGAACTGTTAAAACAAGAGATTGAATCATTAAAACAAGAACCTCCCCTTGCAAAGGAATACGAAATGAAAAAGGAATCCTTCGCGAAGCTGTTTGACAAATAA
- a CDS encoding site-2 protease family protein, giving the protein MATDARNKSNKGMWGWIAAIGIFLLAKMKWVFALFKIGKFATLASMFVSLGGYAIIFGWKFAFAIVYLIFVHEMGHLAAAKIKKIPTSPAIFIPFMGAAIGIDPKKIKDAETEFFVAYGGPLAGLVSILPAAGLYTLTQDPYWGLVIQLGGLINLFNLFPVSPLDGGRIVTVLSTKIWFIGLLVMIPIIFISPDPIIILIFIFGIFTWWDRFKDNAKVEIMKHEEKVLTEVNDELKHLVAFTPHSEEMNTSNFISIKNKINYRLNEISKHLSADSGSVLPVIQEKKRTAFKKRKAEKDILTNMLNQIRNYELSFYENTPINTDLNSVIIENEKKLTTIRAEMDRAKTYYQTSIGTKIRALILYLGLAVVLALFLVYGMEILESSQITR; this is encoded by the coding sequence ATGGCAACAGATGCAAGAAACAAGTCAAATAAGGGAATGTGGGGATGGATTGCAGCAATCGGCATATTCCTGCTGGCAAAAATGAAATGGGTATTTGCCCTGTTCAAAATCGGCAAATTTGCAACACTTGCCTCCATGTTCGTTTCATTGGGCGGATATGCAATAATTTTCGGCTGGAAATTTGCTTTTGCCATTGTATACCTTATTTTTGTCCACGAAATGGGACATCTCGCAGCAGCAAAAATAAAGAAAATCCCGACTAGTCCTGCTATTTTCATTCCATTTATGGGTGCGGCAATTGGTATTGATCCAAAAAAAATAAAAGATGCCGAGACAGAATTTTTCGTAGCCTATGGCGGTCCCTTGGCAGGTTTAGTATCCATTCTGCCTGCAGCCGGATTATACACGCTTACACAAGATCCATACTGGGGACTTGTTATCCAGCTTGGCGGCCTGATTAATTTGTTTAACCTTTTTCCGGTCTCTCCACTTGATGGCGGGCGGATCGTTACGGTTCTGTCGACAAAAATATGGTTCATTGGACTGCTGGTGATGATTCCGATTATTTTCATATCACCCGATCCAATCATAATCCTCATTTTCATTTTTGGTATTTTCACCTGGTGGGACCGATTCAAAGACAATGCAAAAGTTGAAATAATGAAACATGAAGAAAAAGTTTTGACAGAAGTGAACGATGAACTGAAGCACTTAGTTGCATTTACACCTCATTCGGAAGAGATGAATACGAGTAATTTCATCTCCATAAAAAACAAAATCAACTACCGATTAAATGAAATCAGCAAACATCTTTCAGCAGATTCCGGGTCCGTCCTCCCTGTTATTCAGGAAAAGAAACGGACTGCTTTTAAAAAACGTAAGGCAGAAAAAGACATTTTGACCAATATGTTAAACCAAATAAGAAATTATGAATTATCATTTTATGAAAACACACCAATCAACACAGATTTGAATAGCGTAATCATTGAAAATGAAAAGAAATTAACAACTATCAGAGCGGAAATGGATCGAGCAAAAACCTATTACCAAACATCGATTGGAACAAAAATCCGAGCATTAATACTTTACCTCGGACTTGCTGTTGTATTGGCACTCTTTCTTGTATACGGCATGGAGATACTGGAATCAAGCCAAATCACACGGTAA
- a CDS encoding GntR family transcriptional regulator produces the protein MQLDYENGIPLHVQLKSIIESQVTEGALTGQIPSEREFMENFNVSRSTVREAINLLVRDGVLEKVHGKGTFVLYKPIGEWLGNLTSTTETIKQMGMKPGAKLINHCKIEASSYIQELTGFDYVYFIKRVRYADDVPIGVECHYYPVQIGEELVRYDLNDTTLYEVEQNELGIWFAEASQTIGIGSLSEEDAAHLNLDPDTIVLVAERIIKGADGDVIELEKAYYRSDMYNFKINLSRKFG, from the coding sequence GTGCAACTAGACTATGAAAATGGCATACCATTACATGTGCAATTAAAAAGTATCATTGAAAGTCAGGTAACGGAAGGGGCGCTTACAGGACAAATTCCAAGTGAGCGTGAATTCATGGAAAACTTTAATGTCAGCAGGAGTACTGTCCGGGAAGCTATCAATCTTCTGGTACGGGACGGGGTGCTTGAGAAAGTGCATGGAAAAGGGACATTTGTCTTGTATAAGCCGATTGGTGAATGGCTTGGGAATCTTACCAGTACAACGGAAACAATCAAACAAATGGGAATGAAGCCCGGTGCAAAATTAATTAACCACTGCAAAATAGAAGCATCATCATATATACAAGAATTGACCGGTTTTGATTATGTTTATTTCATTAAACGGGTCCGTTATGCGGATGATGTTCCAATCGGTGTGGAGTGTCATTATTATCCTGTACAAATCGGAGAAGAGCTTGTTCGATATGATTTGAATGATACAACCCTTTATGAAGTGGAGCAAAATGAATTGGGGATCTGGTTTGCTGAAGCGAGTCAAACAATTGGTATCGGCAGTTTATCTGAGGAAGATGCAGCACATTTAAATTTGGATCCGGACACCATTGTTTTAGTCGCCGAACGTATCATTAAGGGAGCGGATGGGGACGTTATTGAACTCGAAAAGGCTTATTACCGTAGTGATATGTACAATTTTAAGATTAATTTGTCCCGTAAATTTGGTTAG
- the ald gene encoding alanine dehydrogenase → MIVGVPKEVKNNENRVAMTPSGVTLFVNAGHEVLIQASAGSGSGFLDEEYKAAGAEIVNGASEAWSAEMVMKVKEPQPEEYKFLYEGLILFTYLHLAAEPELTAQLTEKKVTAIAYETVQEANGALPLLAPMSEIAGRMSVQIGAQFLENTKGGKGVLLSGVPGVNPANVVIVGGGAVGTNAAKMAAGFRANVTILDINTNRLRELDDLFGGNVNTLMSNPLNIQESVKKADLLIGAVLIPGAKTPKLVKEEMVKEMSPGSVIIDVAVDQGGVIETADRVTTHDNPAYTKHGVLHYAVANIPGAVARTSTLSLTNDASKYGLFLANKGFEEAVKSNEAFAKGVNTHKGHITFKSVAKEYNKPFKPIASVLENEPVVL, encoded by the coding sequence ATGATTGTAGGAGTTCCCAAAGAAGTGAAAAACAATGAAAATCGTGTTGCAATGACACCCTCTGGAGTTACATTGTTTGTCAATGCAGGACACGAGGTGCTTATTCAAGCTTCGGCTGGAAGTGGAAGCGGTTTCCTTGATGAAGAATACAAGGCTGCCGGGGCTGAAATTGTAAATGGCGCTAGCGAAGCATGGTCGGCGGAAATGGTAATGAAAGTGAAAGAGCCACAGCCGGAAGAATATAAGTTTTTATATGAAGGGCTTATTTTGTTCACGTATCTGCATCTCGCTGCCGAACCGGAATTAACCGCACAGCTTACGGAGAAAAAAGTTACCGCTATTGCCTATGAAACGGTTCAGGAAGCGAATGGTGCACTGCCGCTTCTTGCTCCAATGAGCGAAATCGCCGGCCGGATGTCTGTTCAGATAGGAGCGCAATTTCTGGAAAACACAAAAGGTGGAAAAGGGGTCCTGCTCAGCGGTGTACCAGGCGTGAATCCAGCCAATGTGGTCATAGTCGGAGGAGGTGCTGTCGGGACCAATGCTGCTAAAATGGCTGCCGGGTTTCGTGCAAATGTAACGATTTTGGATATCAACACGAATCGACTGCGTGAGTTGGATGACTTATTCGGTGGAAATGTCAATACACTAATGTCCAATCCGCTTAATATTCAAGAATCTGTGAAAAAAGCGGATCTGCTAATCGGAGCTGTGCTGATTCCGGGGGCAAAAACTCCGAAACTCGTTAAAGAAGAAATGGTCAAAGAAATGTCGCCTGGCTCAGTCATTATTGATGTGGCAGTGGATCAAGGCGGGGTAATTGAAACGGCTGACCGGGTGACGACGCATGATAATCCAGCATACACGAAACATGGTGTCTTGCATTATGCAGTTGCCAACATCCCTGGGGCTGTTGCAAGGACATCCACACTATCTCTGACCAATGACGCCAGTAAATATGGTCTGTTTTTGGCAAATAAAGGGTTTGAAGAGGCTGTTAAATCAAATGAGGCATTTGCAAAAGGTGTCAATACCCATAAAGGACATATAACGTTCAAGAGTGTTGCAAAAGAATATAACAAACCATTTAAACCAATTGCATCTGTTTTGGAGAATGAACCGGTTGTTTTGTAA
- a CDS encoding aminotransferase, which translates to MKTKAELNSVTVEQESHLWNAMHKYNPAAKAMVAESGQGSWFTDKDGKQYLDGVSGLWCLNLGYGREEIVEAAAEQMRKLSYFPLTMNHQPAIDLANKLSQLLGEEYQTFFSNSGSEANETAFKIARQYHIQTGNPGKFKFISRYRAYHGSTLGAMSATAQANRRFKYDPAAPGFLHVSPPYSYRSLYSGTKEEKDLRAADQLEETIKWEGEETVAAVIMEPFISGGGVIIPSVRYIQRVAEICREYNVLLIMDEVVSGFGRTGKMFGFKHAAGVQPDIVTMAKGLTSGYLPLGATAVKEDIHNVFKEEGKDNHLRHVSTYGGHPAACAVALKNIEIIENENIVGRVDELANSKLIELHSLSNHENVGEVRQVGFLVGLEMVKDKLTKEPLDEATVANIVGKCRESGLIIGSNGQTVPGGNNIIIIAPPLSSTEGDLDFIIETVKSVISSI; encoded by the coding sequence ATGAAAACAAAAGCGGAGTTGAACAGTGTAACTGTTGAACAGGAGTCTCATCTTTGGAATGCAATGCATAAATACAATCCGGCGGCAAAAGCAATGGTGGCTGAATCAGGGCAAGGCTCATGGTTTACCGACAAGGATGGGAAACAGTATCTTGACGGGGTATCTGGTCTATGGTGTCTGAATCTTGGCTATGGCCGGGAAGAAATAGTTGAAGCTGCTGCAGAACAGATGCGGAAACTATCTTATTTCCCTTTAACAATGAACCATCAGCCGGCGATTGACCTGGCAAATAAACTTAGTCAATTGCTTGGTGAGGAATACCAGACATTCTTTTCCAACAGTGGATCCGAAGCAAATGAAACAGCCTTTAAAATTGCACGTCAGTATCATATTCAAACGGGGAATCCTGGGAAATTTAAATTTATTTCCCGCTATCGTGCTTATCATGGGTCAACACTTGGTGCAATGAGTGCGACCGCCCAGGCCAACAGACGTTTTAAATATGATCCGGCAGCACCCGGATTTCTGCATGTATCACCACCATACAGCTACAGATCCCTGTATTCCGGTACAAAGGAAGAAAAAGATCTTCGGGCTGCAGATCAATTGGAAGAAACAATCAAATGGGAAGGTGAGGAGACAGTAGCCGCCGTTATTATGGAACCATTTATTTCAGGTGGCGGTGTCATCATACCATCTGTCCGATACATTCAGCGTGTTGCGGAGATTTGCCGGGAGTACAATGTATTACTCATTATGGATGAGGTGGTATCCGGCTTTGGACGAACCGGAAAAATGTTCGGATTCAAACATGCAGCAGGTGTCCAGCCAGATATTGTCACGATGGCAAAAGGGCTGACAAGTGGTTATTTGCCGCTTGGGGCTACTGCGGTAAAAGAGGATATTCACAATGTATTCAAGGAAGAAGGAAAAGACAATCATCTTCGTCACGTCTCAACGTATGGAGGGCATCCTGCAGCATGTGCTGTTGCACTGAAAAATATTGAAATTATCGAAAACGAAAATATTGTGGGACGCGTCGATGAACTGGCCAATTCCAAACTGATTGAATTACACAGTCTGAGCAACCACGAAAACGTCGGGGAAGTCAGGCAGGTTGGTTTTCTGGTCGGCCTGGAAATGGTTAAAGACAAGTTGACCAAAGAACCGCTCGATGAAGCAACCGTTGCCAACATTGTCGGCAAGTGCAGAGAAAGCGGACTGATCATCGGCAGTAACGGTCAAACCGTTCCAGGCGGCAATAACATTATCATTATTGCTCCTCCGCTTTCCAGTACAGAGGGCGACCTGGATTTCATCATTGAAACTGTTAAATCCGTCATTAGCAGTATTTAG
- the xsc gene encoding sulfoacetaldehyde acetyltransferase: MVKQKEEMKQTVNKKQRMTPSEAIVETLVAENVKEVYGIVGSAFMDMLDLFPTADIRFIPVRHEQSAGHMADAYERVSGTAGVIVGQNGPGITNMVTSVAAANQAHSPMVVISPSAGTASIGLDGFQEANQVSIFEDITKETVRVTNKNRVADCLRTAFRIAYAERGPVLYDIPRDLFYGEMEDYILEPKQYRAEKRGFGDVASIQRAVDLLKNAKKPAIISGRGSVDADGVDSVVKIAEHLTAPAACAYMHNDAFPADHPLGVGPIGYMGAKSAMYALKEADVVLAVGTRLSQFGTLPSYDIDYFPKNAKIIQVDINPRQIGRTHPVEVGIIGDAKAASDEIYQRLQEVLPSPEKDDARLKQIGEWKEAWEKELVDTAMEDGTPINPRRALLEMTKALPENAIVSSDIGNVSSTANAYLRFNQTRRHIAALTFGNTGFAYPAALGAQLAEPDAPVFAIIGDGAWGMSLHEVSTAVEQNIPVVACVFNNKSWAAEKKNQVDYYDDRYVGSNISAPEFAEVAKSMGALGYTIDKPEDIAPAIEDALAKRKPAVLNIYVDGTQLAPPFRKDALKMPTRLLDKYKHLDFDVWGK; the protein is encoded by the coding sequence ATGGTAAAACAAAAAGAAGAAATGAAGCAGACGGTTAATAAGAAGCAGCGGATGACACCGAGTGAGGCAATCGTGGAAACACTTGTGGCGGAAAATGTGAAGGAGGTATACGGAATTGTCGGATCAGCATTTATGGATATGCTGGATTTATTCCCGACCGCCGATATCCGTTTCATACCGGTACGCCATGAGCAAAGTGCAGGTCATATGGCAGATGCCTATGAGCGTGTGTCCGGTACAGCAGGGGTGATTGTCGGGCAGAATGGTCCCGGAATAACGAACATGGTTACCTCTGTAGCGGCAGCAAATCAGGCGCATAGTCCAATGGTTGTTATTTCACCATCCGCTGGCACCGCTTCTATCGGTCTTGATGGTTTCCAGGAAGCAAACCAGGTTTCCATTTTTGAAGATATAACAAAAGAAACAGTCCGGGTTACCAATAAAAACCGGGTGGCAGATTGCCTGCGCACCGCATTTCGGATTGCATACGCCGAACGGGGGCCTGTACTGTATGATATTCCACGTGATTTATTCTATGGTGAAATGGAAGATTATATTTTGGAACCCAAACAGTACCGTGCAGAAAAACGCGGCTTTGGTGATGTTGCATCTATTCAACGTGCGGTTGATTTGCTGAAAAATGCAAAAAAGCCGGCAATTATTTCCGGCCGCGGTTCAGTTGATGCAGACGGTGTGGATTCCGTGGTGAAAATCGCAGAACACCTTACAGCCCCGGCGGCATGTGCTTATATGCATAATGATGCATTCCCGGCCGATCATCCATTAGGAGTTGGACCAATTGGGTATATGGGTGCTAAATCTGCCATGTATGCTTTGAAGGAAGCAGATGTCGTTTTGGCAGTCGGCACAAGGCTGTCCCAGTTTGGAACATTACCAAGTTATGATATTGACTACTTCCCGAAAAATGCCAAGATTATTCAAGTTGATATTAACCCGCGCCAAATTGGGCGCACACACCCGGTAGAAGTGGGGATCATCGGGGATGCCAAAGCTGCAAGTGATGAAATTTACCAAAGACTGCAGGAGGTGCTCCCTTCTCCTGAAAAAGACGATGCACGACTGAAGCAAATAGGCGAATGGAAGGAAGCGTGGGAAAAAGAGTTGGTTGATACAGCAATGGAAGATGGCACACCAATCAATCCGCGCCGTGCCCTGCTTGAAATGACTAAAGCATTGCCGGAGAATGCGATTGTTTCATCTGATATTGGTAATGTTTCATCCACTGCAAATGCGTATTTGCGCTTTAATCAGACACGGCGCCATATTGCAGCATTAACTTTTGGCAACACTGGATTCGCGTATCCTGCAGCACTTGGTGCACAGCTTGCCGAACCGGATGCACCTGTTTTTGCGATTATCGGTGATGGTGCATGGGGGATGAGTCTGCATGAAGTAAGTACAGCCGTTGAGCAAAATATTCCTGTAGTGGCGTGTGTCTTCAACAACAAGTCATGGGCAGCAGAGAAAAAGAACCAGGTTGATTACTATGATGACCGTTATGTCGGATCGAATATTTCCGCACCGGAGTTTGCGGAAGTGGCGAAATCCATGGGTGCACTTGGTTACACGATTGATAAGCCGGAAGATATTGCACCGGCCATTGAAGATGCACTGGCCAAGCGCAAACCTGCTGTACTAAACATTTATGTTGACGGTACTCAGCTTGCACCGCCATTCCGTAAAGACGCTCTGAAAATGCCAACCCGTCTTCTGGATAAGTATAAGCATCTGGACTTCGATGTTTGGGGAAAATAA
- a CDS encoding APC family permease: protein MKEREQLKRTLKPQWVWAIAFGSAIGWGSFVQPAIWMGQGGPLGVIIGFLIGALIMLVIGVSYGFLIKELPVSGGDVAFVYAKFGRTHAFICGWALALAYICIVALNASALALLAKFLMPGLVEWGYLYSIAGWDVYFGQILVASIALIVFAYMNVRGTTLTGRTQYVFCILLLVGVALLFLGMIFNSDTSFSNLQPGFKPGISPWSSVIAIVAIAPWAYVGFASIPQVAEEFDFPPKKAFSLILFALIFAALEYSVMIMVTALPMPWQELAATNDIWGTGTVVAGTLGNAGMLILAVSLCMGVFTGLNGFYLAASRVLVAMGRAQFLPKVFAKLHSKNNTPYFGIIIACLLCLIAPWFGRSVLSWVVNMSSTGIAIVFFYCCLVAYKSFKWSSQGNQSIKKTAPVKKFMSLLGSLFGLGILALLLVPGSPGFLSMPSLVALVIWVLIGTVFYFIRKPVFQKIPRKEMDYMILGKVNDAKEEQETAL, encoded by the coding sequence ATGAAAGAAAGAGAACAATTGAAAAGGACGTTGAAGCCGCAGTGGGTATGGGCAATTGCTTTTGGATCCGCCATAGGGTGGGGAAGTTTTGTTCAACCAGCAATCTGGATGGGTCAAGGTGGTCCGCTTGGGGTTATTATCGGCTTTCTGATTGGTGCATTGATTATGCTTGTAATTGGAGTCAGTTACGGGTTTTTAATTAAGGAATTACCTGTATCCGGGGGAGATGTTGCTTTCGTTTATGCCAAATTCGGAAGAACGCACGCTTTTATTTGTGGTTGGGCATTGGCTTTAGCATATATTTGTATTGTTGCCTTGAATGCCTCTGCACTGGCATTATTAGCAAAGTTTTTAATGCCAGGCTTGGTGGAATGGGGTTATTTGTACAGTATTGCGGGATGGGACGTTTATTTTGGTCAAATTTTAGTGGCAAGTATTGCATTAATTGTTTTTGCCTATATGAATGTCCGGGGCACAACTTTAACCGGAAGGACGCAATACGTATTTTGCATTCTGCTGCTTGTCGGAGTAGCATTACTGTTTTTAGGGATGATCTTCAATTCTGATACATCCTTCAGCAATTTGCAGCCGGGTTTTAAACCTGGTATATCGCCCTGGTCATCTGTTATTGCCATTGTCGCCATTGCTCCATGGGCTTATGTAGGGTTTGCCAGTATACCTCAAGTAGCTGAGGAGTTTGATTTTCCGCCTAAAAAGGCTTTTTCCCTTATTTTATTCGCCCTTATTTTTGCGGCGTTGGAATATTCCGTAATGATTATGGTTACAGCATTGCCAATGCCATGGCAGGAACTTGCGGCAACAAATGATATTTGGGGAACCGGCACAGTGGTGGCTGGAACACTGGGAAATGCAGGTATGTTGATTTTAGCAGTATCTTTATGTATGGGTGTTTTCACAGGGCTGAACGGTTTTTATCTGGCTGCAAGCCGTGTGCTTGTTGCAATGGGTAGAGCACAGTTTTTACCGAAAGTATTCGCCAAGTTACATTCGAAAAATAATACGCCATATTTCGGCATCATTATTGCTTGTTTATTATGTTTAATTGCTCCATGGTTCGGCAGATCTGTTTTGTCATGGGTAGTTAACATGTCCTCGACGGGTATAGCCATCGTCTTCTTTTATTGTTGTTTAGTTGCATATAAAAGTTTCAAATGGTCCAGTCAAGGCAATCAAAGCATAAAAAAAACCGCACCAGTAAAAAAATTCATGTCATTGCTTGGCTCCTTATTCGGTCTGGGGATACTTGCTTTGCTGCTTGTTCCAGGATCACCCGGATTTCTGAGCATGCCTTCATTAGTCGCGCTTGTTATTTGGGTCTTAATCGGTACGGTATTTTATTTTATACGAAAACCGGTATTTCAAAAGATCCCAAGAAAAGAAATGGATTATATGATTCTTGGTAAGGTAAATGATGCCAAGGAAGAACAAGAGACTGCCTTATAG
- a CDS encoding ABC transporter substrate-binding protein gives MKKWTVFALVMLLSVLSACSGDDSKSDQTSNAPDKSSDRTIKIQDAMGTQTIEGTPKKIVVLEWWYAEHLLALGIQPAGVPDIDSYNDWINLDTDLAGSVQDVGTRQEPNLEAISRLNPDLIIAAKFRHEKILDKLNQIAPTVTFAPYSKENSQNLYQEMMDEFKTVAKIVDKEDVANQKINELNGYFDKQKQRLADAGLAGKEYIATLAFSSQNSPTLRMYTENSIVSQVMKRLGFENAFESEKHQPYGFATAGVEALQNYQKKDMQFLYFVQKDDNIFENQLKGNPVWEELSFVKAGHTHQIPGDTPVFGGVLSAKVLAEELMKAMLEEER, from the coding sequence ATGAAGAAGTGGACAGTTTTTGCTTTGGTGATGCTGCTTTCAGTATTATCGGCTTGCAGTGGGGATGATTCAAAATCAGATCAGACCAGCAACGCACCGGACAAATCATCCGATAGAACAATTAAAATTCAAGATGCAATGGGGACGCAGACCATTGAGGGAACTCCAAAAAAGATTGTTGTCCTGGAATGGTGGTATGCGGAACATTTACTTGCGCTGGGGATTCAGCCGGCTGGGGTTCCGGATATAGACAGTTACAACGATTGGATTAACCTGGATACTGATCTGGCTGGTAGTGTACAAGATGTTGGGACCAGACAAGAACCGAATCTGGAAGCAATCTCGCGACTTAATCCCGATCTGATAATTGCAGCGAAGTTCCGTCATGAGAAAATTTTGGATAAATTAAATCAGATCGCGCCAACTGTGACATTTGCCCCGTACAGTAAAGAAAACTCGCAAAATCTGTATCAGGAAATGATGGATGAATTCAAAACGGTCGCAAAAATCGTGGATAAAGAAGATGTTGCAAATCAAAAAATCAATGAACTGAATGGATATTTTGACAAACAGAAGCAGCGGCTAGCTGATGCCGGGCTTGCAGGAAAAGAGTATATTGCAACACTCGCTTTTTCCTCGCAAAATTCACCAACATTACGGATGTATACCGAAAACTCCATCGTTTCACAAGTAATGAAGCGGCTTGGGTTTGAAAATGCCTTTGAGTCTGAGAAGCACCAGCCTTATGGTTTTGCCACAGCGGGGGTAGAGGCACTGCAGAACTATCAGAAGAAAGATATGCAGTTCCTGTACTTTGTTCAGAAGGATGATAACATTTTTGAAAATCAGCTGAAAGGAAACCCGGTATGGGAAGAGCTCAGTTTTGTAAAAGCAGGCCACACACACCAGATTCCCGGTGATACGCCGGTTTTTGGCGGAGTGCTTTCAGCGAAGGTATTGGCTGAAGAATTGATGAAAGCAATGCTTGAAGAAGAACGCTGA